AATGCAGTGGGCGATCTGGCCGGCGAGGTGGTGGAGCTGGGCAGCGGCGTGACCAACTTCAAGCCGGGAGACAAGGTCATCTCAATCAGCTTCCCGGTAAGGAAGGACAACGCATTCACCGCCATGACGCCACGCTACCATTCCGTCTGTACTACCCAACAGTCAAAATCTAGTGTTCTGACTTCTGACACGCTCGAGACCCGTTGCCTGTGCTGTGCAGAGCGGCGGCGGGCTCGCCGAGTACGCGGTGGCGCCGGCGTCGCTCACGGTGGCGAGGCCGCCGGAGGTGTCCGCCGTCGAAGGCGCCTGCCTGCCGGCCGCCGGAGGCTCCGCGCTGCAGCTGCTCAAGCTCGCCGGGGTCAGCTTCGACGGGACCTCCGGCGCGACCGGCCCGAAGAACGCGCTGGTGACCGCTGCGTCCGGCGGCGTGGGCCATTACGCCGTGCAGCTGGCCAAGCTCGCGGGCCTGCACGTCACGGCCACCTGCGGCGCCCGCAACGTGGACTTCGTCCGGGGCCTGGGCGCCGACGAGGTGCTGGACTACGGGACGCCCGAGGGCGCGGCCCTTCGGAGCCCGTCTGGCAGGAGGTACGACGCGGTGGCGAACTGCGCGGCGGGGGTGCCGTGGCCGGCGCTCAAGGCGGTCCTGGCCGACGACGGCGGCACGGTGGCCGACGTCACGCCGGGGGTCGGCGCCGCGCTCACGTCGATCCTGCAGAAGGTGACCTTCGCCAAGAAGAGGCTGGCGCCGCTGATGCTGGCGCCCAGGAGGGAGGAGATGGAGTGGCTGGTGGGCTTGGCGAGGCAGGGGAAGCTCAGGACGACGGTGGACTCGAGGTACCCGCTGAGCAGAGCGCAGGAGGCCTGGGCTAAGAGCATGGAGGGGCATGCCACTGGCAAGATCGTTGTGGAAATGGGAGGCGCAGAATGAACATGAAACTGTTGATGTGTTTATGTATGTGTGGCAATTTGAGAAATTAAGAATTATGGAATCAAAATATGCTAGCTATATGCAGTGCATGTAAAAACTTATGTTAAGGCACTTAAAAAACCTTATGTTAAGGATTAGAGCACCTCCAATAGCAgcctaaaataggcataaaaaagGGTTGgagttga
This window of the Triticum aestivum cultivar Chinese Spring chromosome 5D, IWGSC CS RefSeq v2.1, whole genome shotgun sequence genome carries:
- the LOC123122034 gene encoding chloroplast envelope quinone oxidoreductase homolog, translated to MATPRTMRAVQYDKYGGGAEGLKHVEVPVPSPKKGEVLLKMEAASINPIDWKIQKGMLRPFLPGKFPFTPVGDLAGEVVELGSGVTNFKPGDKVISISFPSGGGLAEYAVAPASLTVARPPEVSAVEGACLPAAGGSALQLLKLAGVSFDGTSGATGPKNALVTAASGGVGHYAVQLAKLAGLHVTATCGARNVDFVRGLGADEVLDYGTPEGAALRSPSGRRYDAVANCAAGVPWPALKAVLADDGGTVADVTPGVGAALTSILQKVTFAKKRLAPLMLAPRREEMEWLVGLARQGKLRTTVDSRYPLSRAQEAWAKSMEGHATGKIVVEMGGAE